The proteins below come from a single Zea mays cultivar B73 chromosome 8, Zm-B73-REFERENCE-NAM-5.0, whole genome shotgun sequence genomic window:
- the LOC100280592 gene encoding DNA-binding WRKY — protein MEVAAAKQLLPMALGPNSPSSSTSSSSPSSAAAAASSPSPRQQHPHAPAPPSPTPRPVPRIIDTTPFPTTFVQADTASFKQVVQRLTGSDTPPPPHKPVKSYPHHHGSGPKKPAFKLYERRIGKSNLKMIAPLAMAAAAAPPEALSPSVLDFPSLALRSPVTPLLPDPFNRSQGAEEDEEAAERAAIARTGFFLHPSPRGAEPPPRLLPLFPVTSPRMAQ, from the coding sequence ATGGAGGTTGCTGCGGCGAAGCAACTCCTCCCCATGGCGCTGGGCCCCAACTCCCCGtcgtcctccacctcctcctcctctccctcgtccgccgccgccgccgcctcctccccGTCGCCGCGCCAGCAGCACCcccacgcgcccgcgccgccgtcgCCCACGCCCAGGCCCGTGCCGCGCATCATCGACACCACGCCCTTCCCCACCACCTTCGTGCAGGCCGACACCGCCAGCTTCAAGCAGGTCGTCCAGAGGCtcaccggctccgacacgccgccgccgccccacAAGCCCGTCAAGAGCTACCCCCACCACCACGGCAGCGGGCCCAAGAAGCCGGCCTTCAAGCTGTACGAGCGCCGGATCGGCAAGAGCAACCTCAAGATGATCGCGCCGCTGGCGATGGCGGCGGCCGCGGCGCCGCCTGAGGCGCTGTCGCCCAGCGTGCTCGACTTCCCGTCCCTGGCGCTCCGGAGCCCCGTCACGCCGCTGCTGCCCGACCCCTTCAACCGGTCGCAGGGCGCGGAGGAGGACGAGGAGGCCGCCGAGCGCGCGGCCATCGCGCGGACCGGCTTCTTCCTGCACCCCTCGCCCAGGGGCGCCGAGCCGCCGCCGCGCCTGCTGCCGCTGTTCCCCGTCACGTCCCCCCGGATGGCGCAGTGA